The following coding sequences are from one Gammaproteobacteria bacterium window:
- a CDS encoding M48 family metallopeptidase, giving the protein MKRTLSILLTLALAAPAPLLPANVNLPDLGDSSAAVISPAQERKLGEETMREIRRVYTFVDDAEINAYLQSLGQRLVAHSDMPSQDFHFFVINDPSINAFALPGGYIGVHTGLLLSVRSEAELASVLAHETAHITQRHIPRLLAEQKSNSLPAMAALLAGILLASSGNRGGDAALAVTSATLTQKAINFTRANEEEADRIGTHILADSGFDPRAMPAFFERLQNLNRYNESDMPGFLRTHPVTTARISDSRARAEQYPLRQVPDTIEFQLARAKLRAWAADDAAEIARAFAQGIKQESGVAQDAERYGYTIALMRSRRYDEARAEARRLIDRTPQNVSYRMLQAEVEMAAGHMDNGIALYGTAYKRNSYYPLALDYARSLLKVNRAREAEPVIRETLKTRHNDPLLYQLLAQAAGANGKIAESHQALAEHYYLNGNRHAAIEQLQLASHAVNNNFYLQSSIEARMHVIRDELGPGADNPSASKP; this is encoded by the coding sequence ATGAAACGTACGCTCTCAATCCTGCTAACGCTCGCGCTTGCCGCGCCGGCACCGTTATTGCCGGCGAACGTCAATTTGCCGGATCTGGGCGATTCGTCGGCCGCCGTCATTTCGCCAGCGCAGGAACGCAAGCTCGGCGAAGAGACGATGCGCGAGATCCGGCGTGTTTATACCTTCGTCGATGACGCCGAAATCAACGCTTACCTGCAGAGCCTCGGGCAACGGCTGGTTGCCCACAGCGATATGCCGTCGCAGGATTTTCACTTCTTCGTTATTAATGATCCGTCGATAAACGCCTTCGCTCTTCCCGGCGGGTATATCGGCGTGCATACCGGACTACTGTTGTCGGTACGTAGCGAAGCCGAGCTGGCATCGGTGCTGGCACATGAAACTGCGCACATCACCCAGCGCCATATTCCACGATTGCTAGCCGAGCAGAAAAGTAACAGCCTGCCGGCGATGGCGGCGCTGCTCGCCGGCATCTTGCTGGCCAGTTCCGGTAACCGCGGCGGCGATGCCGCGCTTGCCGTCACCAGCGCCACCTTGACGCAAAAAGCCATCAACTTCACCCGCGCCAACGAAGAAGAAGCAGACCGGATCGGCACGCATATACTCGCCGACAGCGGTTTCGATCCGCGTGCCATGCCGGCATTCTTCGAGCGGCTGCAAAATTTGAACCGGTACAACGAAAGCGATATGCCGGGCTTTCTGCGTACGCATCCGGTGACCACCGCGCGCATTAGCGATTCGCGCGCGCGTGCCGAGCAATATCCGTTGCGCCAAGTGCCCGACACCATTGAGTTTCAACTTGCGCGCGCGAAGTTACGCGCGTGGGCGGCGGACGACGCCGCTGAGATCGCCCGCGCCTTTGCTCAAGGCATCAAACAAGAAAGCGGTGTGGCGCAAGACGCCGAGCGTTATGGTTATACCATCGCCCTGATGCGTTCGCGCCGTTACGACGAAGCGCGCGCTGAAGCGCGGCGACTGATCGACCGGACGCCGCAGAACGTCTCGTACCGTATGCTACAGGCGGAAGTAGAGATGGCAGCCGGTCACATGGACAACGGCATCGCCCTGTATGGCACGGCCTATAAGCGCAATTCTTATTATCCGCTGGCGCTCGACTACGCCCGCTCGCTACTCAAGGTCAATCGCGCGCGCGAAGCGGAGCCGGTCATACGCGAGACGCTAAAAACTCGACACAACGATCCGCTGCTATATCAACTATTGGCACAGGCCGCCGGCGCCAACGGCAAGATCGCCGAGTCGCACCAAGCGTTAGCCGAACACTATTACCTCAACGGCAATCGCCACGCCGCCATCGAGCAATTACAACTCGCGAGTCACGCGGTCAATAACAATTTTTATCTGCAATCCAGCATCGAAGCACGGATGCACGTGATCCGCGACGAACTCGGTCCCGGTGCCGACAACCCATCGGCTTCTAAACCATAA
- the soxZ gene encoding thiosulfate oxidation carrier complex protein SoxZ produces MARSQRRTFLKGTAASVLFAVAGWLKPRDSVAAEWPKDAFSAATLDEVLHSLYGSAQPVASREIQIKAPYQVSDGARVAVTVSTTLTNVESISIIAAKNPQPLVAHMSFRRTLPYFSINIKLAASTPLFCIVKAGNRLYSATQLIKVAATSTGTGYSQVAEPQVPRRDVKMRVRRVNKDTEIVSLIEHPMETGLHMDAKTAEKIPAHFIQKVIFTLNDREALVADIGSTVARDPLFKIRFKKTKAGDRIKLSWSDNKGETGANVIVVPAEPKHNRVVQSTNGQQR; encoded by the coding sequence ATGGCACGAAGCCAGCGCCGCACATTTTTAAAAGGAACCGCGGCATCGGTACTGTTCGCCGTCGCCGGCTGGCTGAAACCGCGCGACAGCGTCGCCGCCGAGTGGCCGAAAGACGCGTTCTCGGCGGCAACCCTCGATGAGGTTTTGCACAGCTTGTACGGCAGCGCTCAGCCGGTCGCGTCCAGAGAGATCCAGATCAAGGCGCCGTATCAAGTCAGCGACGGTGCACGTGTCGCCGTGACGGTATCGACGACATTGACGAACGTCGAATCGATCAGCATTATCGCCGCCAAAAATCCGCAGCCGCTGGTGGCACACATGAGCTTTCGCCGGACGCTGCCGTATTTCTCGATCAACATCAAGCTCGCTGCCAGTACGCCGCTGTTTTGTATCGTTAAGGCGGGGAACAGACTTTATTCGGCGACACAGTTGATCAAGGTTGCAGCGACCAGCACCGGTACCGGCTACTCGCAGGTCGCCGAACCGCAAGTACCACGGCGCGACGTGAAGATGCGCGTTCGACGAGTCAACAAGGATACCGAGATCGTTTCGCTGATCGAACACCCGATGGAAACCGGCTTGCACATGGATGCGAAGACGGCGGAGAAAATTCCGGCGCATTTCATTCAGAAAGTCATTTTCACGTTGAACGACCGCGAAGCGCTGGTCGCCGACATCGGTTCAACGGTAGCACGCGATCCGTTGTTCAAAATTCGTTTCAAGAAGACCAAGGCTGGCGACCGAATCAAGTTGAGCTGGAGCGACAACAAAGGCGAGACCGGCGCGAATGTGATCGTCGTTCCCGCCGAGCCGAAACACAACCGCGTTGTTCAATCGACCAACGGCCAGCAGCGTTGA
- the thpR gene encoding RNA 2',3'-cyclic phosphodiesterase: MQRLFLALWPVDNIRDKIAEMSRALSLPGRPIAAVNLHVTLVFLGAVDEARRRCVEQAASAVPSRAFELTFSEVQWRARTRIAWAVAEAPEELLQLVASLNETLRQCGHVPDPRPFRPHITLARDVVQAERCYAIAPIHWSAQAFCLVASPPGVDGSEYSVQRCWPLVD, translated from the coding sequence TTGCAACGACTCTTTCTGGCGTTATGGCCAGTCGATAATATCCGCGATAAAATAGCGGAAATGTCTCGCGCACTTTCGCTGCCAGGCCGCCCGATTGCCGCCGTTAATTTGCACGTGACGCTCGTTTTCCTTGGCGCCGTCGATGAAGCGCGCCGCCGTTGTGTAGAACAAGCGGCGAGTGCCGTGCCCAGTCGTGCGTTCGAGTTGACGTTCAGCGAAGTGCAGTGGCGGGCGCGCACGCGGATAGCCTGGGCGGTAGCGGAAGCGCCGGAGGAATTGCTGCAGTTAGTCGCGTCGCTCAATGAGACATTGCGGCAATGCGGCCATGTGCCCGATCCACGGCCGTTTCGCCCGCACATTACATTGGCGCGCGATGTCGTTCAGGCCGAGCGGTGTTATGCAATTGCGCCGATTCATTGGTCAGCGCAGGCGTTTTGCTTGGTGGCGTCGCCGCCGGGCGTCGATGGATCGGAGTATTCAGTTCAACGCTGCTGGCCGTTGGTCGATTGA
- a CDS encoding DUF5050 domain-containing protein, whose translation MALQQVVFWRALDANNRNLYLIKEDGTNIVTVADGAGIHTYKTAAPGGRLIYETIVDQQTDVFSVKTDGTGTLNLTNTTKPEHFQAVTPAGDVIFSREERDAQGEVQMDIYRVSADGSQTCAVAASAASEVFLRLAANGDVIYKKCASGFCSDLSGDGQLYAATCNDTKTLTDTTVAGEPWFIGISSSGRAVYMQWDEAAQQHVLYSVAADGSDRKTLVTADGAFLSPYLHGDDIVYALNGNLYRIGVGGDDTTVLADSSELERYQAVTADGRLIYATGRASGPASEANGLYSVRLDGTDRQVLANSEYREIFDGVSPTGRVMFQSYPVNLDNPQHGHELHSIKADGSDDQLLSGTSTVGVFKQIEDVSPTHRVLYRTIRTTGDQYDLSAVNEDGTDDRFLGSGIAYGAATNNDRVIYTNACTTYTLPDAPPKWMLCRDARGDVMTIKSDGTGTTPLATGSEDEGFEALY comes from the coding sequence GTGGCATTGCAGCAAGTCGTCTTCTGGCGCGCGCTCGATGCTAACAACCGCAATCTGTATCTGATCAAAGAAGACGGAACAAATATCGTCACTGTGGCAGACGGCGCCGGCATTCATACTTATAAAACAGCGGCGCCTGGTGGACGCCTGATTTACGAAACCATCGTTGATCAGCAAACGGACGTCTTCAGCGTTAAGACCGACGGTACCGGCACACTTAATCTAACGAATACGACGAAGCCGGAACACTTCCAAGCGGTCACACCGGCGGGCGACGTCATCTTCAGCCGCGAAGAAAGAGACGCGCAAGGCGAGGTGCAGATGGATATTTATCGTGTCAGCGCCGATGGGAGCCAAACCTGCGCCGTCGCCGCTTCTGCCGCATCGGAGGTTTTTCTACGATTGGCGGCGAACGGTGACGTGATCTACAAAAAATGCGCCAGCGGATTCTGCTCGGATCTAAGCGGCGACGGCCAGCTATATGCCGCCACTTGCAACGACACCAAAACACTTACCGATACAACCGTCGCCGGCGAGCCGTGGTTTATCGGCATTTCGTCGTCAGGTCGCGCCGTCTACATGCAATGGGATGAAGCGGCACAGCAGCACGTGCTTTACAGCGTCGCCGCCGATGGATCGGATCGAAAAACCTTGGTCACTGCCGACGGTGCTTTTCTGTCGCCTTATCTGCATGGTGACGACATCGTTTACGCCCTCAACGGTAATCTCTACCGCATCGGCGTCGGCGGCGACGATACGACCGTGCTGGCCGATTCGAGTGAGCTAGAGCGTTACCAAGCAGTCACCGCTGACGGACGTTTGATCTATGCAACCGGCCGCGCTTCAGGTCCGGCGAGCGAGGCTAATGGCCTTTACAGCGTGCGGCTGGACGGCACTGATCGGCAGGTGCTCGCCAATAGCGAGTACCGAGAAATTTTCGACGGCGTTTCGCCGACTGGACGGGTGATGTTTCAGAGTTACCCGGTCAACCTCGATAATCCGCAACACGGCCACGAGCTGCATAGCATCAAGGCCGACGGCAGTGATGATCAGTTGCTGTCGGGAACCTCGACGGTCGGCGTCTTCAAACAGATCGAAGACGTTTCGCCGACCCACCGCGTGCTGTATCGCACTATCCGTACTACCGGCGATCAATACGACCTGTCTGCCGTCAACGAAGACGGAACCGACGATCGCTTCTTGGGCAGCGGCATCGCTTACGGCGCTGCCACCAATAACGACCGCGTGATTTACACCAATGCCTGTACCACCTATACGCTACCGGACGCACCGCCGAAGTGGATGCTGTGCCGCGATGCGCGCGGCGATGTGATGACGATCAAGTCCGATGGCACCGGGACGACACCGCTCGCTACCGGCTCCGAAGACGAAGGCTTCGAGGCGCTTTACTAA
- a CDS encoding acetoacetate--CoA ligase, producing MTKSISSEKNPTQPLWRPSAEVVAGSNMTQFMQQVQARWSVKFDNYWGLDRWALENPEKFWTQIWEFGDVIAETRGDVVLEQGDRMPGAKWFPQARLNFAENLLRRGDDGTALVFWGEDKVKRRQTYRELYDQVSRLAQALRAQGVETGDRVVGFMPNMPESVIAMLAATSVGAVWSSCSPDFGVQGVLDRFGQVEPKVLISADGYHYNGKTHDCLARLAEIESKLPTLKKVLVVPYLSERPDLSGLKNAVHLADFVAPYRPATIEFKRLPFAHPLYIMFSSGTTGVPKCIVHCAGGVLLQHLKEHLLHTDIHPNDRLFYYTTCGWMMWNWLVSGLAAGATLLLYDGSPFYPSGNILFDYADAENMTVFGTSAKYIEALAKKGIVPMTSHRLSGLKAMLSTGSPLVPEDFDYVYDKIKQDLQLSSISGGTDIISCFVLGNPLLPVWRGEIQCRGLALAVDILDDSANPVRQEKGELVCTKPFPVMPVGFWNDPEGKKYRAAYFEKFANIWCHGDYAEMTEHNGFVIYGRSDAVLNPGGVRIGTAEIYRQVEQLDEVVESIVIGQDWENDVRVVLFVRLRDDLSLNDELDKKIKAYIRKNTTPRHVPAKILQVTDIPRTKSGKIVELAVREVVHGRPVKNKEALANPEALEHFRNRSELQS from the coding sequence ATGACCAAATCCATTTCGTCCGAGAAAAACCCGACGCAACCGCTGTGGCGCCCGTCGGCCGAGGTTGTCGCCGGCAGCAACATGACGCAGTTCATGCAGCAGGTACAGGCGCGTTGGTCGGTCAAATTCGACAACTATTGGGGCCTCGACCGTTGGGCGCTCGAGAATCCCGAGAAGTTTTGGACACAGATCTGGGAGTTCGGCGATGTCATTGCCGAAACCCGTGGTGACGTCGTCCTCGAGCAGGGCGACCGCATGCCGGGCGCCAAGTGGTTTCCACAGGCGCGGCTCAACTTTGCCGAAAACCTACTGCGCCGCGGCGACGACGGTACCGCGCTGGTATTTTGGGGCGAAGACAAGGTTAAGCGCCGGCAGACGTATCGCGAGCTGTATGACCAGGTCTCACGTTTGGCGCAGGCGCTACGTGCGCAAGGGGTGGAGACCGGCGATCGTGTCGTCGGCTTCATGCCGAATATGCCGGAGAGCGTGATCGCCATGTTGGCGGCGACCAGCGTCGGCGCGGTGTGGTCGTCGTGCTCGCCGGACTTCGGTGTGCAAGGTGTGCTCGATCGCTTCGGCCAAGTCGAGCCGAAGGTCTTGATCAGTGCCGACGGTTATCACTACAACGGCAAGACTCACGATTGCCTGGCGCGTTTGGCCGAGATCGAAAGCAAGTTGCCAACGCTTAAGAAAGTGTTGGTCGTGCCGTATTTGAGCGAGCGGCCGGATTTGTCGGGCCTCAAGAACGCGGTGCACTTGGCCGATTTCGTCGCGCCGTATCGACCAGCCACCATCGAGTTCAAGCGGCTGCCGTTCGCGCATCCGCTCTATATTATGTTTTCGTCCGGTACCACCGGTGTGCCGAAGTGCATCGTTCACTGTGCCGGCGGCGTATTGCTGCAACATTTGAAAGAACACCTGCTGCACACCGACATCCATCCGAACGATCGACTGTTCTACTACACGACTTGCGGTTGGATGATGTGGAACTGGTTGGTGTCGGGCCTCGCCGCCGGCGCCACGTTGCTGCTATACGACGGCTCGCCGTTCTATCCGAGCGGTAACATTCTGTTCGATTACGCCGATGCCGAGAACATGACCGTGTTCGGGACGTCGGCCAAGTACATTGAGGCGTTGGCGAAGAAGGGCATCGTGCCGATGACCAGCCACCGATTAAGCGGGTTAAAAGCGATGTTGTCCACCGGCAGCCCGTTGGTGCCGGAAGATTTCGACTACGTCTACGACAAGATCAAGCAAGACCTGCAGCTGTCGTCGATTTCCGGCGGCACCGATATCATTTCCTGCTTCGTGCTCGGCAATCCGTTATTGCCGGTGTGGCGCGGCGAGATTCAGTGCCGCGGTCTGGCATTGGCGGTCGACATTCTCGACGACAGCGCCAATCCCGTGCGCCAGGAAAAAGGCGAGCTCGTCTGCACCAAGCCGTTCCCGGTGATGCCGGTTGGTTTCTGGAACGACCCGGAAGGTAAGAAATATCGCGCGGCTTATTTTGAAAAGTTTGCCAATATCTGGTGTCACGGCGACTACGCCGAAATGACCGAGCACAACGGCTTCGTCATTTACGGTCGCTCCGACGCCGTGCTGAATCCCGGCGGCGTGCGCATCGGCACCGCCGAGATCTACCGTCAGGTCGAGCAGCTCGATGAGGTGGTCGAGTCGATCGTCATCGGCCAGGATTGGGAGAACGACGTGCGGGTCGTGCTGTTCGTGCGGTTGCGCGACGACCTAAGCTTGAACGACGAGCTGGATAAGAAAATCAAAGCGTACATCCGCAAGAACACGACGCCACGGCACGTACCGGCGAAGATTCTGCAGGTGACGGACATCCCGCGGACCAAGAGCGGCAAGATCGTCGAACTCGCCGTGCGCGAAGTCGTGCATGGGCGGCCGGTGAAGAACAAGGAAGCGCTGGCGAACCCGGAAGCGCTGGAGCATTTCCGTAATCGCAGTGAGTTGCAGAGTTAA
- a CDS encoding threonine synthase, translating to MKYISTRGGSPTKLFSEILLEGLAPDGGLYLPNVYPNVTPDELGVWRTLSYPELAFEVIRKFVTDIPQDDLKALINKTYTGATFGNTSITPVKTLAPNLHLLRLSNGPTLAFKDIAMQLLGNLFEYVLAKSGNELNILGATSGDTGSAAEYAMRGKKGVRVFMLSPHGRMSPFQRAQMYSLNDPNIFNIAIEGMFDDCQNIVKAVSNDLPFKRKHSIGTVNSINWARLVAQVVYYFRGYFAVTQSNDEPVSFAVPSGNFGNICAGHIARSMGLPIKHLILATNENDVLDEFFRRGIYRPRNSAETQATSSPSMDISKASNFERFIFDLVGRDAAVIQQLWAKIDNGGALDLSGTPYLARLRDFGFISGKSTHADRLQTIRQTWERYRVEIDPHTADGLKVGIEQREADVPLLCLETALPVKFEPTMVEALGRKPARPAAFESIEDRPQRVTVMPADAERVKQLIVSTCA from the coding sequence GTGAAGTACATTAGCACCCGTGGCGGCAGCCCGACGAAGCTCTTCTCCGAAATCCTGCTCGAAGGCCTGGCCCCGGACGGCGGTCTATATCTGCCCAACGTCTACCCGAATGTCACGCCGGACGAGTTAGGCGTCTGGCGCACACTGAGCTACCCAGAACTCGCGTTCGAAGTCATTCGCAAGTTTGTTACCGATATTCCACAAGACGACTTAAAAGCGCTGATCAATAAAACCTACACCGGCGCTACCTTTGGCAACACCAGCATTACGCCGGTAAAAACACTGGCGCCCAATCTGCATCTATTGCGCTTATCGAACGGGCCGACGCTGGCGTTCAAAGACATCGCCATGCAGCTGCTCGGCAATCTCTTCGAATACGTACTGGCCAAGAGCGGCAACGAACTCAATATTCTCGGCGCGACCTCGGGCGATACCGGCTCGGCCGCCGAATACGCCATGCGCGGCAAAAAAGGCGTGCGCGTGTTCATGCTGTCGCCGCACGGGCGCATGAGCCCGTTCCAACGGGCACAGATGTACAGCTTGAACGATCCGAACATTTTCAACATCGCCATCGAAGGCATGTTCGACGATTGCCAGAACATCGTGAAAGCGGTGTCGAACGATCTGCCCTTCAAGCGCAAGCACAGTATCGGCACAGTCAACTCGATCAATTGGGCGCGGCTGGTGGCACAAGTGGTGTATTACTTCCGCGGTTACTTCGCCGTAACGCAATCGAACGACGAGCCAGTCTCGTTCGCCGTACCGAGCGGTAACTTCGGCAACATCTGCGCCGGCCACATCGCCCGCAGCATGGGCCTGCCGATCAAGCACCTGATTCTCGCCACCAACGAAAACGACGTGCTCGACGAGTTCTTCCGTCGTGGCATCTATCGCCCGCGCAACAGCGCCGAAACGCAGGCGACGTCGAGTCCGTCGATGGACATCTCGAAGGCATCGAACTTCGAGCGTTTTATTTTCGATCTGGTCGGGCGCGATGCCGCGGTGATCCAACAGCTCTGGGCCAAGATCGATAATGGTGGCGCGCTCGATCTATCGGGCACACCGTATCTAGCACGGTTGCGCGATTTCGGCTTCATTTCCGGCAAAAGCACGCATGCCGATCGTCTCCAGACCATACGCCAGACTTGGGAACGTTACCGCGTCGAAATCGACCCGCACACGGCCGACGGCCTAAAAGTCGGCATCGAGCAGCGCGAAGCCGATGTGCCGCTACTGTGTCTCGAGACTGCCTTACCCGTTAAGTTCGAGCCTACAATGGTAGAAGCGCTCGGCCGCAAACCGGCGCGGCCTGCTGCCTTCGAGAGTATCGAAGACCGGCCGCAACGCGTGACCGTCATGCCAGCGGACGCGGAGCGTGTGAAACAGCTCATTGTCAGCACTTGCGCTTGA
- a CDS encoding glycine C-acetyltransferase has translation MRDQYLSHLRQSIDQIRADGFYKTERVIQSPQSPALQLASGKRVLNFCANNYLGLANDARLVTAAKNGLDQHGFGMASVRFICGTQGVHKELEGALSAFLQTEDSILYSSCFDANGGLFETVLGEEDAIISDELNHASIIDGIRLCKAKRFRYRNNDMIDLAAKLQEADAAGARFKLIATDGVFSMDGVVADLPSICELADRHGALIMVDDSHAIGFIGEHGRGTPELCGVSGRIDILTGTLGKALGGASGGYVAGRREIIELLRQRSRPYLFSNTLAPSIAAASLTVLELLTSHEGATLRRRVRENGEQFRREMTRLGFQLVPGQHPIIPVILGDAALAGRMAEALLDEGIYVVGFSFPVVPKGKARIRTQMSAAHTPEQIEWAVEAFAKVARTLGVIPPP, from the coding sequence ATGCGCGATCAATATCTTTCACATCTCCGCCAAAGCATCGACCAAATCCGCGCCGACGGTTTTTACAAAACCGAACGCGTGATCCAAAGCCCGCAGTCGCCGGCACTTCAGCTGGCCAGCGGCAAACGCGTGCTGAACTTCTGCGCCAATAATTATCTTGGCCTAGCAAACGATGCGCGCTTAGTAACCGCCGCCAAAAACGGACTCGACCAGCACGGCTTCGGCATGGCATCGGTACGTTTCATTTGCGGTACGCAAGGCGTGCATAAAGAATTGGAAGGCGCGCTATCGGCGTTCTTGCAAACCGAAGACAGCATTCTTTATTCGAGCTGCTTCGATGCCAACGGCGGACTGTTCGAGACGGTGCTCGGTGAAGAGGACGCCATCATCAGCGACGAGCTGAATCATGCCAGCATTATCGACGGCATTCGTTTGTGTAAAGCCAAACGATTCCGCTACCGCAACAACGACATGATTGATCTGGCAGCGAAGCTGCAAGAAGCCGATGCCGCCGGCGCCCGTTTCAAGTTAATCGCCACCGACGGTGTGTTTTCCATGGACGGCGTCGTCGCCGATCTACCATCGATCTGCGAGCTGGCCGACCGTCACGGCGCATTGATCATGGTCGACGATTCGCATGCCATCGGTTTCATCGGCGAGCACGGCCGCGGTACACCGGAGCTGTGCGGTGTTAGTGGACGCATCGATATTCTCACCGGCACGCTCGGTAAAGCCTTGGGCGGCGCTTCCGGTGGTTACGTCGCCGGTCGCCGCGAAATTATCGAGCTGCTGCGGCAACGCTCACGTCCGTATTTATTTTCCAATACGCTGGCACCGAGCATCGCCGCCGCTTCGCTCACGGTGCTCGAGCTGCTGACAAGCCACGAAGGCGCGACGCTGCGTCGACGCGTGCGCGAGAACGGCGAGCAGTTTCGGCGCGAGATGACGCGCTTGGGCTTTCAGCTCGTGCCCGGACAACATCCCATCATTCCGGTGATACTCGGCGACGCGGCGCTTGCCGGTCGAATGGCGGAGGCGTTGCTCGACGAAGGCATTTACGTCGTCGGCTTTTCGTTTCCGGTGGTGCCGAAAGGAAAAGCACGGATTCGCACGCAAATGAGTGCGGCGCATACGCCGGAGCAGATTGAATGGGCGGTTGAGGCGTTTGCGAAGGTCGCCCGGACGTTGGGCGTAATACCCCCACCCTAA